The Tripterygium wilfordii isolate XIE 37 chromosome 4, ASM1340144v1, whole genome shotgun sequence genome has a window encoding:
- the LOC119997933 gene encoding agamous-like MADS-box protein MADS9, with protein MGRGKIEIKRIENSSNRQVTYSKRRNGIIKKAKEITVLCDAKVSLVVFASSGKMHEYCSPSTKLVDILESYHKQSGNRLWDAKHENLSNEIDGIKKENDSMQIELRHLKGEDISSLNHKELQVIEDVLEKGQANIRDKQDEIVTMLRKNDKMLEEENKSLIFNLQQRAEMGMENGYQQHITRLQDYKPEQMPFSFRVQPIQPNLQYRI; from the exons atggGGAGAGGAAAGATTGAGATCAAGAGAATTGAGAACTCAAGCAACAGGCAGGTCACCTACTCAAAGAGAAGAAATGGAATCATAAAGAAGGCTAAGGAGATCACTGTTCTTTGTGATGCTAAAGTCTCTCTTGTTGTCTTTGCTAGCTCTGGCAAGATGCATGAGTATTGTAGCCCTTCCACTAA GTTGGTTGATATCTTGGAGAGTTATCACAAGCAGTCTGGGAACAGGTTGTGGGATGCTAAGCATGAG AACCTAAGCAATGAGATTGATGGGATCAAGAAAGAGAATGATAGCATGCAGATTGAGCTCAG GCATTTAAAGGGAGAAGATATCTCATCTTTAAACCACAAAGAACTCCAGgtcattgaggatgttcttgagAAAGGACAGGCCAACATTCGAGACAAGCAG gatGAGATCGTCACAATGCTCAGGAAAAAT GACAAGATGTTGGAGGAAGAAAATAAGAGCCTCATTTTTAATTTG CAACAGCGAGCAGAGATGGGCATGGAAAATGGGTATCAGCAGCACATAACGAGGCTACAGGACTACAAACCTGAACAGATGCCTTTCTCCTTCCGTGTGCAACCCATTCAGCCTAATCTGCAATACAGGATttag
- the LOC119997711 gene encoding uncharacterized protein LOC119997711, with protein MEMGSCEDPGEVWHEAALGQDSIMGFVQSHDSELPFCLKADLELTGINVAPPEMQNGFGELLFGESAGCVSYDYTERAAANNKDCRVGECANVAVPILEKVLDDENGAVRDCLNESRVEISNCFLKKEGLCTEKAGLQGKHELVISIQTHETPVTHLKRDFFEAKEQKDANGVNGPSSKGLVEEKSDSLAVMESNTRDHLSVYREMPVEHQSMDGPSHCPEQDCLQDDKLVSCTSTKRIMKVIEEEHDALVGTETLCGDESVPPEGCEMPSDSMFADYSPKQHIQLDEHKCNKCMGSPHVDGFIWVSEERSGVLVGANSFSCKPILPSESAEVSTTCLATKSIQQGEQKDDKFIDCPFVEGAMEVKEVMIFNDQILPSYHCEILSESMPVTILSKNCDEENVLDTRIFRGLDSNTDVPYQIEAHSCNWISLPEGDEMHIKSLEGDLESSGWHDNQKSETGDSDPYTKTSAKGVEIKNCARTCVHVFNPQYEQSNDKHVSGPSVESNSELLEGKNDSKADVTLELCSQLSCIDQNDFNSEKGFFGMAANGLLERPTSLQLTGCPGVVEHSSFTSLDVKDCLRRSVFGAIDSVSAVDSSGQEDNKEISILKIDQVSEINFSENITFSSPRRNRTRKSSQKSKGKKAATKHRGPAKVPHQHEILEYILKSPKRKRSHFSRLARCALWGSMGNITQLFKQSNGLGLDYVLNQESLKSLGARGSGMRNKSGKGGSSRRSSRKSSASTGVLRLKVKVGSENCHQSNLKNVIPKVLETSASAEANFNNSVSDCCLGGSIEPSKSANGIKVEWGEEVAEKELFSVDKYLENAKTELDVDSHGANCECSLIPDKLGRDGANLGFASHMMVEALGGTIDRTLADPGTSPDSEVTIVPDAEVVTKPEEESNGSSYCGAVARNKKGKKKANLPYVGADIIKTAKPLENGGGKQKLGDRMSPSESLTSSTIGTASSISSSNRDVELLSLPRETEIKVAGENLEVKICVEDEKCCDLDGYLGLSESENSLNMLYSANSERVQPAKSLKPEGLRQERSRVSGLVKSREGSAPCKRRNKQKSVNKVKENTTLDHAAKRVEDYPESGKHIADVIGGNNVVSINNLDMASGGVIEQSLPVESAWVSCDDCHKWRRISDALVNSIDESSPWSCKDNMDKAFADCTIPQEKSNADINAELGILDADEDIYDGNLKGSEYKHITVSQESSFKRIDANVFPHRSRRNQTIDEVMVCHCKPPQDGWLGCGDQCLNRMLNIECVQGTCPCGDICSNQQFQKRQCAGMKWVRCGKKGFGLQLQEDISKGQFLIEYVGEVLDMHAYEARQREYAAKGHKHFYFMTLNGGEVIDACAKGNLGRFINHSCDPNCRTEKWMVNGEICIGLFAIRDIKKGEEVTFDYNYVRVFGAAVKKCYCGSLHCRGYIGGETHNAEVIVQGDSDEEFPEPVMLEDGKTGVHLKGMRRRTNSVDNDMKSVEVPVLKSDVTAEIGDAINLSASATSQPHSSPELEASKRNSLCSSQPVEVSPQTVSASKSTSHAKEAMPPENTLCSVQVLEKSFSVDVDASRKSKSETVKGKRVFSKSRFLIKTSHGSIKKGKVNGNLPNEDKVQMIANKPQVLSVRPKKLVEGSSDGRFEAVEEKLNELLDANGGISKRKEAPKGYLKLLLLTAASGGSGNGEAIQSNRDLSMILDALLKTKSRVVLVDIINKNGLRMLHNIMKQYRRDFKKIPILRKLLKVLEFLATREILAFDHINGGPPCPGMESFRESMLSLTEHDDKQVHQIARHFRDRWISKFVRKTNCLDRDDGGMEFHRGSGCVRVSGSHNNRHDDVVRSTKAIDCIMQSVPVTTSVDGTVQEGSSTGGCKTNDAKTRKRKSRWDQPAEPKTNMGSSVSPNTGVVDHLEEVSREDDSCLEYIHSQCQENEAICAANGGINSHEDVPPGFSSPLNPTMVSSSTSITPQSVGCLSCPLEVVVGNSQGKFISRLPMSYGIPLPIVQQIGSPDNETLGSWFIAPGMPFHPFPPLPPYPRDTKSTPHCAVKSMATNELPQQVRKDNLDNIGCYPHENNHGTSFRHQSEANFQVANVQQTCKRARGSSYDLSKKYYRQKKWNNVPPWLRRSMEWGYVGNNLGGGTCSVDVGNMTNESRSPYCTQDLNHGVEKAGCYYNPRLHHQNQH; from the exons ATGGAGATGGGTTCGTGCGAGGATCCTGGTGAGGTCTGGCACGAGGCTGCTCTCGGGCAGGATTCAATAATGGGCTTTGTGCAGAGTCATGATTCTGAGCTGCCGTTCTGCTTGAAAGCGGATCTTGAATTGACTGGAATTAATGTAGCCCCTCCCGAGATGCAGAATGGGTTTGGAGAGCTGTTGTTTGGTGAGAGTGCTGGTTGCGTGAGCTATGACTACACAGAGAGGGCCGCTGCTAACAATAAAGATTGCCGGGTTGGTGAATGTGCCAATGTGGCTGTTCCGATTCTCGAGAAAGTGTTGGATGATGAGAACGGGGCTGTTAGGGATTGTCTGAATGAGAGTCGGGTTGAAATCAgtaattgttttttgaaaaaggaAGGTTTATGTACGGAGAAGGCTGGGCTACAGGGTAAGCATGAGCTGGTAATATCAATACAGACTCATGAAACGCCTGTGACTCACTTGAAGAGAGACTTTTTTGAAGCGAAGGAGCAGAAGGATGCTAATGGTGTCAATGGCCCATCCTCAAAAGGGCTTGTGGAAGAGAAAAGTGATAGTTTAGCTGTTATGGAGTCTAATACTAGAGATCATCTCTCAGTCTATCGTGAAATGCCTGTGGAGCATCAATCTATGGATGGCCCTAGCCATTGCCCTGAACAAGATTGCCTGCAGGATGATAAGCTCGTCAGTTGTACTTCTACTAAAAGGATTATGAAGGTGATAGAAGAAGAACATGATGCTTTAGTTGGAACAGAGACCCTTTGTGGTGACGAATCAGTGCCTCCAGAGGGTTGCGAGATGCCCTCAGACTCAATGTTTGCTGATTATTCTCCAAAACAACATATTCAATTGGATGAGCACAAGTGTAATAAGTGCATGGGTTCTCCACATGTAGACGGCTTTATATGGGTAAGTGAAGAGAGAAGTGGTGTCCTGGTCGGTGCAAATTCTTTTTCTTGCAAGCCAATATTGCCTTCAGAGAGTGCTGAAGTCTCAACAACTTGTTTGGCAACAAAAAGCATTCAACAGGGTGAGCAAAAGGATGATAAGTTTATAGATTGTCCCTTTGTGGAAGGGGCTATGGAGGTTAAGGAAGTAATGATTTTTAATGACCAAATATTGCCTTCATACCACTGCGAAATACTATCAGAATCAATGCCTGTAACTATTTTGTCAAAGAATTGTGATGAAGAAAATGTACTGGACACTCGGATTTTCCGTGGTCTTGACAGTAACACTGATGTGCCGTATCAAATCGAAGCTCATAGTTGCAACTGGATATCTCTTCCCGAGGGTGATGAAATGCATATAAAGTCATTAGAAGGTGATTTAGAAAGTAGTGGCTGGCATGATAATCAGAAAAGTGAGACAGGTGATAGTGACCCGTATACCAAGACGTCTGCAAAAGGTGTGGAAATAAAGAACTGTGCCAGAACATGCGTTCACGTTTTTAATCCACAGTATGAGCAAAGCAATGATAAGCATGTTTCTGGTCCCTCTGTGGAAAGCAATTCGGAGCTTTTGGAAGGGAAAAATGATTCTAAAGCTGATGTAACGCTTGAACTTTGCTCCCAGTTATCATGTATTGACCAAAACGACTTCAATTCAGAGAAAGGTTTCTTTGGAATGGCTGCCAACGGTTTATTGGAGAGACCAACTTCTCTGCAGTTAACTGGCTGCCCTGGTGTTGTTGAGCATAGTTCTTTTACGAGTTTAGATGTGAAGGATTGTTTAAGGAGGAGCGTGTTTGGTGCCATTGATTCTGTTTCTGCTGTTGACAGTTCTGGACAGGAAGATAACAAAGAAATAAGTATTTTGAAAATTGATCAGGTTTCTGAAATCAATTTTTCTGAAAACATTACCTTTTCTTCTCCAAGGAGAAATCGAACAAGGAAATCAAGCCAGAAGTCTAAGGGTAAAAAAGCTGCAACGAAACATAGAGGCCCAGCCAAAGTGCCGCATCAACATGAAATTCTTGAATATATCCTCAAATCtcccaaaagaaagagaagccaTTTTTCCAGATTGGCTCGCTGTGCTCTCTGGGGATCAATGGGAAACATTACACAACTTTTTAAGCAAAGcaatgggcttgggcttgattATGTTCTGAATCAAGAGTCATTAAAATCTTTAGGCGCGCGAGGAAGTGGGATGAGGAACAAGAGTGGGAAAGGTGGAAGCTCTAGAAGATCAAGCAGAAAGTCTAGTGCTTCAACCGGTGTTTTACGTTTGAAGGTCAAGGTGGGAAGTGAGAATTGCCATCAAAGTAATCTGAAAAATGTGATTCCGAAGGTACTGGAGACCTCAGCTTCTGCTGAGGCTAACTTTAATAATTCTGTAAGTGATTGCTGTCTGGGAGGCAGCATTGAACCTTCAAAATCAGCCAACGGTATCAAAGTTGAATGGGGAGAAGAGGTGGCTGAAAAGGAGCTCTTCTCTGTTGACAAGTATCTAGAGAATGCAAAAACAGAATTAGATGTGGATTCCCATGGAGCAAATTGCGAGTGTTCTTTGATCCCTGACAAGTTAGGTAGAGATGGTGCAAATCTTGGGTTTGCCTCCCATATGATGGTTGAAGCATTGGGAGGAACAATTGATCGTACCCTTGCCGACCCTGGAACTTCGCCCGATTCAGAAGTTACTATAGTTCCTGATGCTGAAGTTGTCACAAAACCAGAAGAAGAGTCTAATGGTTCTTCTTACTGTGGAGCTGTTGCCCGCAAtaagaaaggaaagaagaaagctAACCTCCCGTATGTTGGTGCAGATATCATAAAGACAGCTAAACCATTAGAAAATGGGGGAGGCAAGCAGAAATTGGGAGATCGCATGTCCCCTAGTGAAAGTCTTACTTCATCCACCATAGGGACTGCTTCAAGTATTTCATCAAGCAATAGAGATGTGGAGCTGCTATCCTTACCCAGAGAGACTGAAATCAAAGTCGCTGGGGAGAATTTGGAAGTCAAAATTTGTGTGGAAGATGAAAAATGCTGCGACCTAGATGGATACCTCGGGTTGTCAGAATCAGAAAATTCTCTAAATATGCTTTATTCAGCTAATTCAGAAAGAGTTCAACCAGCTAAAAGTTTAAAACCAGAAGGATTGAGGCAGGAAAGGTCCAGGGTCTCTGGTCTGGTGAAAAGCAGGGAAGGAAGTGCTCCTTGTAAGAGGAGAAACAAACAGAAGTCGGTTAATAAGGTCAAGGAGAATACGACACTTGATCACGCAGCCAAGAGAGTGGAAGATTACCCTGAATCAG GAAAGCATATAGCAGATGTAATTGGCGGCAACAATGTTGTATCCATAAATAATTTGGACATGGCATCAGGTGGTGTAATTGAGCAGAGTTTACCTGTggaaagtgcttgggtaagctGTGATGATTGTCATAAATGGCGGCGCATTTCAGATGCCCTTGTAAATTCCATCGATGAAAGTAGTCCGTG GTCCTGCAAGGATAACATGGATAAAGCATTTGCCGATTGCACCATCCCTCAAGAGAAGTCAAATGCAGATATTAATGCTGAGTTGGGCATACTAGATGCTGATGAAGATATTTATGACGGCAACTTGAAGGGGTCAGAATACAAACACATAACAG TTTCGCAAGAATCATCTTTCAAACGTATTGATGCTAATGTGTTTCCACACCGCAGCCGTAGAAATCAAACTATTGATGAG GTAATGGTTTGCCACTGCAAACCTCCTCAAGATGGCTGGTTGGGTTGTGGAGATCAATGCTTGAACAGGATGCTTAACATTGAATGTGTTCAAGGCACCTGTCCTTGTGGGGACATTTGCTCAAATCAACAG TTTCAAAAGCGACAATGTGCCGGTATGAAGTGGGTTCGATGCGGGAAGAAGGGCTTTGGGCTACAATTGCAAGAGGATATATCCAAAGGGCAGTTTCTCATAGAATATGTTGGAGAG GTGCTTGATATGCATGCTTATGAAGCACGGCAAAGGGAGTATGCTGCTAAGGGGCATAAGCATTTCTACTTCATGACATTGAATGGCGGTGAG GTAATAGATGCATGTGCGAAAGGAAATTTGGGACGTTTCATAAACCATAGTTGTGATCCTAATTGCCGAACGGAGAAG TGGATGGTGAATGGAGAAATTTGTATTGGACTTTTTGCAATAAGGGATATAAAGAAG GGAGAAGAAGTGACATTTGACTACAATTACGTAAGGGTGTTTGGGGCTGCTGTCAAAAAATGTTATTGTGGTTCACTTCATTGCCGGGGTTATATAGGCGGTGAAACACATAATGCTGAAGTAATTGTTCAGGGCGATTCAGATGAAGAATTCCCCGAACCTGTGATGCTTGAAGATGGGAAAACCGGGGTACACTTGAAGGGTATGAGACGCAGAACAAATTCCGTTGACAATGACATGAAATCTGTCGAGGTACCTGTTTTAAAATCGGATGTGACAGCAGAAATTGGAGATGCAATCAATCTTTCTGCGTCTGCCACTTCTCAACCGCATAGTTCACCAGAACTGGAGGCCTCTAAAAGAAATTCTCTGTGTTCTAGTCAACCAGTAGAAGTCTCCCCACAGACGGTTTCAGCTAGTAAATCCACATCCCATGCCAAGGAAGCTATGCCTCCAGAGAACACCTTGTGTTCTGTCCAAGTGCTGGAGAAATCATTTTCTGTCGACGTTGATGCAAGTAGGAAGTCAAAATCTGAAACTGTTAAAGGAAAGCGGGTTTTCTCAAAATCACGGTTCTTAATTAAAACTTCACATGGTTCTattaagaaaggaaaagttaatGGCAATCTACCAAATGAGGACAAGGTTCAGATGATTGCCAACAAACCTCAGGTGCTGTCTGTAAGACCCAAAAAGTTGGTGGAAGGTTCTTCTGATGGCCGTTTTGAAGCAG TTGAGGAGAAACTTAATGAGTTGTTGGATGCCAATGGTGGGATAAGCAAGCGGAAG GAGGCACCTAAAGGCTACTTGAAGCTCTTGCTCCTCACGGCAGCTTCTGGTGGCAGTGGCAACGGGGAAGCTATTCAGAG CAATCGAGATCTTTCAATGATTCTTGACGCACTTCTAAAGACAAAATCACGAGTTGTCCTGGTTGATATAATCAACAAGAATG GTTTGCGGATGCTCCACAACATAATGAAGCAGTACCGAAGGGACTTCAAGAAGATCCCAATTCTCCGGAAACTTTTGAAG GTTTTGGAGTTTTTGGCAACAAGGGAGATACTTGCTTTTGATCATATAAATGGAGGCCCTCCTTGTCCTGGAATGGAGAG CTTTAGGGAATCTATGCTGTCATTGACTGAACATGATGACAAACAG GTTCATCAAATTGCTCGGCACTTTCGTGATAGATGGATCTCGAAATTCGTCAGAAAAACTAACTGTTTGGATAGGGATGATGGAGGGATGGAATTTCATAGAGGTTCAGGCTGTGTGAGGGTTTCAGGATCACATAATAACCGGCATGATGATGTTGTTAGATCTACAAAAGCAATTGACTGTATCATGCAATCAGTTCCTGTCACGACTTCAGTGGATGGCACTGTTCAAGAGGGTTCTTCAACTGGTGGTTGCAAAACAAATGATGCAAAGACTCGGAAGCGTAAAAGTCGATGGGATCAGCCAGCAGAGCCAAAGACTAATATGGGATCTAGCGTCTCACCAAACACAGGAGTGGTGGATCATTTAGAGGAGGTAAGCAGAGAAGATGACAGCTGCCTTGAATATATTCACAGTCAGTGTCAGGAAAATGAAGCTATCTGTGCTGCCAATGGAGGTATAAACTCCCACGAGGATGTCCCTCCTGGCTTCTCATCTCCCCTTAATCCCACCATGGTTTCGTCATCTACTTCAATAACTCCACAAAGTGTTGGCTGCTTGAGCTGCCCCTTAGAGGTGGTGGTTGGGAATTCGCAAGGTAAATTCATTTCCCGCTTGCCCATGTCATATGGAATTCCATTGCCTATTGTGCAGCAGATTGGCTCGCCAGACAATGAGACTCTGGGAAGTTGGTTTATTGCTCCCGGAATGCCTTTCCATCCTTTTCCTCCTTTACCTCCATATCCCCGTGATACAAAAAGTACTCCACATTGTGCAGTTAAGTCTATGGCAACTAATGAATTACCACAACAAGTGCGGAAGGACAACCTTGATAATATCGGTTGTTATCCACATGAAAACAATCATGGTACAAGTTTTCGTCACCAATCAGAGGCGAACTTTCAAGTTGCAAACGTCCAGCAAACATGTAAACGAGCTAGGGGATCCTCATATGATCTGAGCAAGAAGTATTACAGGCAGAAAAAATGGAATAACGTGCCCCCATGGCTTCGAAGAAGTATGGAGTGGGGATATGTGGGTAACAATTTAGGAGGTGGAACATGCAGCGTAGACGTAGGAAACATGACAAATGAGTCCAGAAGTCCATATTGTACGCAGGATTTAAACCATGGAGTGGAGAAAGCTGGTTGCTATTATAATCCGCGTCTACATCACCAAAATCAGCATTGA
- the LOC119996192 gene encoding glutathione S-transferase TCHQD isoform X1, protein MQLYHHPYSLDSQKVRLALEEKGIDYTSYHVNPITGKNMDLSFFRMNPSAKLPVFQNGAHIIFDTIEIIQYVERISVVTSGTDDLSITSGKVVEWMKKIQGWNPKFLTLNHIPDKYRHTVSKFIRRVVIARMAESPDLASAYHRKLKEAYETEDKLKNQEVLKCSREHLIRLLDEVEIKLNETKYLAGEEFTMADVMLIPVLARLVLLNLEDEYISCRPSIAEYWVLVQQRPSYKKVVGKYFSGWRKYRTLVKTWCCIRLRSMLRRY, encoded by the exons ATGCAGCTGTATCATCATCCATACTCTCTTGATAGTCAAAAGGTCAGACTTGCATTGGAAGAGAAGGGTATTGATTATACCTCATACCATGTAAATCCCATAACAGGAAAAAACATGGACTTGTCCTTCTTCAGGATGAATCCGAGTGCAAAACTCCCTGTTTTCCAGAATGGCGCCCACATCATATTTGACACTATTGAGATAATCCA GTACGTTGAGAGAATCTCAGTTGTAACTTCAGGGACTGATGACCTCAGTATTACCAGCGGAAAAGTTGTTGAATGGATGAAGAAGATTCAAGGCTGGAATCCTAAGTTTCTTACGCTCAACCACATTCCAGATAAATACCGCCACACTGTATCCAAATTCATCAGGCGGGTTGTGATTGCTCGCATGGCTGAATCTCCCGATCTAGCTAGTGCTTACCATCGTAAGCTAAAAGAAGCATACGAGACTGAGGATAAGTTGAAAAACCAGGAAGTTTTGAAATGTAGCAGAGAACATCTTATCAGACTTCTTGATGAAGTTGAAATAAAACTGAATGAAACAAAATATTTGGCCGGGGAAGAGTTTACTATGGCAGATGTGATGCTCATTCCAGTACTGGCTCGTTTGGTGCTCTTGAATTTGGAAGACGAATACATAAGTTGCCGGCCAAGTATCGCGGAATACTGGGTTTTGGTACAGCAGAGACCTAGTTATAAAAAGGTAGTTGGGAAGTACTTCAGTGGCTGGAGAAAGTACAGAACACTGGTAAAAACCTGGTGCTGTATTCGTCTCAGAAGTATGTTGAGGAGgtattaa
- the LOC119996192 gene encoding glutathione S-transferase TCHQD isoform X2, with product MNPSAKLPVFQNGAHIIFDTIEIIQYVERISVVTSGTDDLSITSGKVVEWMKKIQGWNPKFLTLNHIPDKYRHTVSKFIRRVVIARMAESPDLASAYHRKLKEAYETEDKLKNQEVLKCSREHLIRLLDEVEIKLNETKYLAGEEFTMADVMLIPVLARLVLLNLEDEYISCRPSIAEYWVLVQQRPSYKKVVGKYFSGWRKYRTLVKTWCCIRLRSMLRRY from the exons ATGAATCCGAGTGCAAAACTCCCTGTTTTCCAGAATGGCGCCCACATCATATTTGACACTATTGAGATAATCCA GTACGTTGAGAGAATCTCAGTTGTAACTTCAGGGACTGATGACCTCAGTATTACCAGCGGAAAAGTTGTTGAATGGATGAAGAAGATTCAAGGCTGGAATCCTAAGTTTCTTACGCTCAACCACATTCCAGATAAATACCGCCACACTGTATCCAAATTCATCAGGCGGGTTGTGATTGCTCGCATGGCTGAATCTCCCGATCTAGCTAGTGCTTACCATCGTAAGCTAAAAGAAGCATACGAGACTGAGGATAAGTTGAAAAACCAGGAAGTTTTGAAATGTAGCAGAGAACATCTTATCAGACTTCTTGATGAAGTTGAAATAAAACTGAATGAAACAAAATATTTGGCCGGGGAAGAGTTTACTATGGCAGATGTGATGCTCATTCCAGTACTGGCTCGTTTGGTGCTCTTGAATTTGGAAGACGAATACATAAGTTGCCGGCCAAGTATCGCGGAATACTGGGTTTTGGTACAGCAGAGACCTAGTTATAAAAAGGTAGTTGGGAAGTACTTCAGTGGCTGGAGAAAGTACAGAACACTGGTAAAAACCTGGTGCTGTATTCGTCTCAGAAGTATGTTGAGGAGgtattaa
- the LOC119996051 gene encoding probable receptor-like serine/threonine-protein kinase At5g57670 — protein MKMVQQGLAGEEEIGNSAGRTVVVGVKMDSQSRELLTWALVKLAEPGDTVIALHVLGRNDIVDRDGKSSLLSLVKAFDSVLAVYDGFCNLKQVDLKLKICRGSSIRKILVREAKSYSASRVIVGTSRTHRTIWSSTSVAKYCAKKLSKACWVLAVNNGKVMFQREGSPGTEDHRHNSLFDAIHRSISLNKNSKVLNDTGAITTQKPNDDQGNAQNLQEALIKARLNGSVKDQNCSICGSIPALPDGSCNQSVEEPSADDGGGDKSLAIVPAKKVEASSGSISMLTRQLPEVRPGWPLLRRTVVSDQQFCDRSLVRQISVVQWALRLPSRQISSRINLDRKQICGDQGTILSSNLDGESGAIVPVGTETMTAPLSPDESSIGLPKELDGLHEKYSASCRLFKYQELLSATSNFLPENLIGRGGSSRVYRGCLPDGKELAVKILKQSEDVLKEFVLEIEIITTLHHKNIISLLGFCFEDNNLLLVYDFLSRGSLEENLHGKKKDSLAFGWSERYKVALGIAEALEYLHSCSAQPVIHRDVKSSNILVSDDFEPQLSDFGLAKWASISSSHITCSDVAGTFGYLAPEYFMYGQVNDKVDVYAFGVVLLELLSGRKPISNDHPKGQESLVMWAKPILNGGKVSQLLDASLGDNYDHDQMERMVLAATLCIRHSPRSRPQVSLVSKLLQGDDEVTKWARVQVSAIEESDMIDGKACPPSNLQSHLNVALLDMDDDSLSMSSLEHSISLEDYLQGRWSRSSSFD, from the exons ATGAAAATGGTGCAGCAGGGGCTTGCTGGAGAGGAAGAGATTGGGAACTCCGCTGGACGGACGGTGGTGGTGGGTGTGAAGATGGACTCTCAAAGTAGAGAGTTGTTGACTTGGGCTTTGGTTAAATTAGCAGAGCCTGGTGATACAGTGATTGCTCTTCATGTACTTGGCAGGAATG ATATTGTGGATCGAGATGGCAAGTCTTCGCTGCTCTCTCTTGTCAAGGCATTTGATTCTGTTCTAGCTGTCTATGATGGCTTCTGCAACCTGAAACAG GTGGATCTGAAGCTTAAGATATGTAGAGGTTCTTCAATTCGAAAAATCCTAGTTCGTGAGGCAAAATCTTATTCTGCTTCAAGGGTTATAGTGGGAACTAGCCGGACTCACCGTACAATCTGGTCTTCCACATCTGTGGCTAAGTACTGTGCCAAAAAACTGTCAAAGGCTTGTTGGGTTCTTGCTGTAAATAATGGGAAGGTCATGTTCCAACGAGAGGGCTCCCCAG GAACAGAAGATCACCGACATAACAGTTTGTTTGATGCAATTCACAGGTCTATATcattgaataaaaattccaaaGTACTAAATGATACTGGCGCAATCACAACGCAAAAGCCGAATGATGATCAGGGTAATGCTCAGAATTTGCAAGAGGCTCTAATAAAAGCCAGATTAAATGGTAGTGTTAAGGATCAGAATTGCTCCATTTGTGGATCAATTCCTGCATTGCCAGATGGTTCTTGTAACCAATCTGTAGAAGAGCCTTCTGctgatgatggtggtggagaCAAGTCTTTGGCTATCGTACCAGCAAAGAAGGTGGAAGCAAGTTCAGGTTCCATATCTATGTTAACCAGGCAATTACCTGAAGTGAGACCTGGTTGGCCCCTACTTCGCCGTACAGTTGTATCAGACCAACAATTTTGTGATAGATCTTTAGTGAGGCAGATCTCTGTGGTTCAATGGGCGTTGAGGTTGCCCAGTCGACAGATTTCATCCCGAATCAATTTGGATCGCAAACAAATTTGTGGTGATCAGGGCACAATTCTATCTTCCAATTTGGATGGGGAGAGTGGTGCAATTGTCCCTGTGGGTACTGAGACAATGACTGCTCCACTTTCGCCTGACGAATCCTCTATAGGCCTTCCAAAAGAATTGGATGGTCTTCATGAGAAGTACTCAGCAAGTTGCAGATTGTTCAAGTACCAAGAACTCCTCTCAGCCACATCTAATTTCTTGCCAG AAAATTTGATTGGGAGAGGAGGCAGCAGTCGGGTTTATAGAGGGTGCCTTCCTGATGGAAAGGAACTTGctgtgaaaattttaaaacaatcaGAAGATGTCCTGAAGGAGTTTGTTTTGGAAATTGAGATTATTACTACCCTACATCACAAGAACATTATTTCCCTTTTAGGATTTTGTTTCGAGGACAACAATCTCCTCCTGGTGTATGATTTTTTGTCGAGGGGAAGCCTTGAAGAAAATCTTCATG GTAAGAAGAAGGATTCACTTGCCTTTGGTTGGAGTGAGAGGTATAAAGTGGCTTTGGGAATAGCTGAGGCTCTGGAATATCTGCACAGTTGCAGTGCACAACCTGTAATTCACAGGGATGTTAAATCATCGAATATATTAGTATCTGATGATTTTGAGCCACAG CTCTCTGATTTTGGACTTGCTAAATGGGCATCTATATCATCATCACATATAACCTGCAGTGATGTTGCAGGAACGTTTGG CTACTTGGCTCCTGAATACTTCATGTATGGACAAGTAAATGACAAAGTCGATGTTTATGCATTTGGTGTTGTGCTTCTTGAGCTTCTTTCAGGAAGGAAGCCTATAAGCAATGATCATCCAAAAGGCCAAGAGAGCCTAGTCATGTGG GCGAAACCAATTCTAAATGGTGGAAAGGTTTCCCAATTGTTGGATGCAAGTTTGGGCGATAACTATGATCATGACCAGATGGAGAGGATGGTTTTAGCTGCCACTCTTTGTATCAGGCATTCTCCTAGATCTAGGCCTCAAGTGAGCCTT GTATCGAAGCTACTACAAGGTGATGACGAGGTAACTAAGTGGGCGAGGGTACAAGTCAGTGCAATAGAAGAATCTGACATGATCGACGGCAAGGCTTGTCCACCCTCTAATCTCCAGTCCCATCTTAATGTTGCATTGCTTGACATGGATGACGATTCACTCTCCATGAGCAGCCTTGAGCATAGTATCTCACTGGAGGACTACTTGCAAGGCAGATGGAGCCGCTCATCAAGCTTCGACTGA